One Falco naumanni isolate bFalNau1 chromosome 13, bFalNau1.pat, whole genome shotgun sequence DNA segment encodes these proteins:
- the EIF4G1 gene encoding eukaryotic translation initiation factor 4 gamma 1 isoform X5, producing MNKAPQPTGGAPTAPHPAPSPGLPQPTFPPGQTAPVVFNPAPTSQMNTPSQPRQHFYQNRAQPPASASRVQSNTTARPGPPAHVYPAASQVMMIPSQISYTPSQGAYYIPGQGRSTYVVPTQQYPVQPGAPSFYPGASPTEFGTYAGAYYPAQGVQQFPAGVPTAQVIVSQQPPIPPKRERKTIRIRDPNQGGKDITEEIMSGARTSSTPTPPQAGSSLEPQANGETPHVAVIVRPDDRPKPALVVSKPVSLEPSKSASPSPPPPLIPEVEPVVLSAVTLVPMEPPVDADTKVELGEAPPDPHKTFSAITTVPGAVELPLVPAPDMDTVATEEEEEEEEEVAIPLPEPAPQAPVPPEVPLVPVVPTVPAVPLVPAAPSPPPVVMQAPEAPAKPASPSPPPPREEPCPEPPAEANGVLEEVPEPVPKAPVCQPVPAPAPAPALDSPIAQPEELPLPNGVEGTGKAEPSKEQPESDISPISEPEELAQPSTPASPPAEEEEEESEGPGEAQERSSSPAPAPSQTSEATAQVAVSVPKKKRRMKELNKKEAVGDLLDAFKESQISDSASEAENKPPTSAPAREAEDVAPARPQEESEETWEEKEDKLAPEKGKSADQKYRYKEEQWKPLNPEEKKRYDREFLLGFQFIFASMQKPEGLPQITDVVLDKPCVPSQANKTPLRALDPIRLSGMNCSPDFTPSFANLGRPVMGNRGLPSGLGPRRSQQSQRKEPRKIIATVSLNEDVKLNKAEKAWKPSSKRASEEEDPENIKTQELLRRVRSILNKLTPQMFQQLMKQVMELSIDTEERLKGVIDLVFEKAISEPNFSVAYANMCRCLMGLKVPTTDKPTVTVNFRKLLLNRCQKEFEKDKDDDEIFEKRQKEMDDASAPEEKARMKDELEEARDKARRRSLGNIKFIGELFKLKMLTEAIMHDCVVKLLKNHDEESLECLCRLLTTIGKDLDFEKAKPRMDQYFNQMEKIIKEKKTSSRIRFMLQDVIDLRRNSWVPRRGDQGPKTIDQIHKEAEMEEHREHIKVQQLMSKDKRRGPPGPSSSSGRGSLVADDGWNTVPISKGNRPIDTSRLTKITKPGSIDSNNQLFAPGGRLSWGKGSSGGSGAKPADSASDSGRPATSTLNRFSALQQSTPAESLESRRVVQRSSSSRDRSEKAGDRGDRESRSEKGSDRLERPDRGERADRNRSALTKRSFSKETEDRSREREKQGGPEAVRKAASMTEERDRSRETIKQEPAPPAASPKPTLSEEELEKKSKAIIEEYLHINDMKEALQCVQELGSPSSLYIFVQNGIESTLERSTISREHMGVLLCQLVKAGTLSKEQYYKGLREILEIAEDMEIDIPHIWLYLAELITPILQEEGIPMEELFREITKPLVPIGKATTLLVEVLGLLCKGMSQKTVGKLWRDGGLSWKEFLPEDQDVNKFVTEQKLEYTMGDSSDTPSHKELTSEELCKQMDKLLKENPNNQRIHDWIEANLSEQQVSSNMFIRALMTSVCHSAIVFENPYRVDAMVIRNQAKLLQKYLRDEQKELQALYALQALVVKLDQPPNLLRMFFDALYDEDVIKEEAFYKWESSKDLAEQQGKGVALKSVTAFFTWLREAEDESDNN from the exons ATGAACAAAGCTCCACAGCCCACAGGAGGAGCCCCGACAGCCCCGCACCCTGCCCCTTCTCCTGGACTGCCGCAG ccGACGTTCCCACCTGGTCAGACGGCACCTGTGGTTTTTAACCCGGCACCGACCTCACAAATGAATACGCCTTCTCAGCCGCGCCAG CATTTCTACCAGAACAGGGCGCAGCCTCCCGCCAGCGCGTCCCGCGTACAGAGTAACACgacggcccggcccggcccccctGCCCATGTGTatccagctgcttcccaggtgATGATGATACCCTCCCAGATATCCTACACACCTTCCCAAGGAGCCTATTACATTCCTGGACAG GGTCGCTCCACGTACGTCGTCCCGACCCAACAGTACCCGGTCCAGCCCGGTGCCCCTAGTTTTTACCCTGGAGCCAGCCCCACAGAGTTCGGGACTTACG cgGGTGCTTACTACCCGGCACAGGGGGTGCAGCAGTTCCCAGCGGGGGTCCCAACTGCCCAGGTCATTGTGAGCCAGCAGCCTCCAATCCCCCCAAAACGAGAGCGCAAGACG ATCCGGATACGAGACCCCAACCAAGGTGGCAAAGACATCACTGAAGAAATAATGTCCGGAGCAAGGACCTcatccacccccacccctccacag GCTGGAAGCAGTTTGGAGCCCCAGGCCAATGGAGAGACCCCCCATGTAGCAGTTATTGTCCGGCCAG ATGACCGCCCGAAGCCCGCGCTGGTGGTGAGCAAGCCTGTCTCCCTGGAGCCCAGCAAGTCGGCGTCCCCAtcgcctccccctcccctcatccCCGAGGTGGAGCCTGTGGTGCTCTCAGCTGTGACGCTGGTGCCAATGGAGCCCCCCGTGGACGCGGACACTAAAGTGGAGCTGGGCGAGGCGCCGCCCGACCCACACAAGACGTTTAGCGCCATCACTACAGTGCCAGGGGCTGTGGAGCTGCCCCTCGTGCCCGCGCCCGACATGGACACGGTGGCCAcggaggaggaagaggaggaggaggaggaggttgcCATTCCCCTCCCAGAGCCTGCCCCGCAGGCGCCTGTGCCCCCTGAGGTGCCGCTGGTGCCCGTTGTCCCCACAGTGCCAGCCGTGCCCCTGGTGCCAGCCGCGCCATCACCGCCGCCCGTCGTAATGCAGGCCCCTGAAGCACCTGCCAAACCTGCGTCTCCCAGCCCCCCACCACCCCGGGAAGAGCCCTGCCCTGAGCCCCCTGCTGAGGCCAACGGGGTCTTGGAGGAGGTGCCCGAGCCGGTCCCCAAGGCACCCGTGTGCCAGCCGGTGCCTGCACCTGCACCCGCACCCGCCCTGGACTCCCCCATCGCCCAGCCCGAAGAGCTGCCCCTGCCCAACGGGGTGGAGGGCACTGGCAAAGCAGAGCCGAGCAAGGAGCAGCCCGAGTCGGACATCAGTCCTATCTCAGAGCCTGAGGAGCtagcccagcccagcacccctgcttctcccccagctgaggaggaggaggaagagagcgAAGGCCCTGGCGAGGCCCAGGAGCGGAGCTCgagcccagcccctgccccttcGCAGACCTCAGAGGCGACCGCACAAG TCGCCGTGTCGGTGCCAAAGAAGAAGCGAAGGATGAAGGAGCTGAACAAGAAGGAGGCAGTAGGCGATCTGCTGGATGCCTTTAAAGAG TCTCAGATCAGTGACAGTGCCTCAGAAGCAGAGAACAAGCCCCCCACGTCTGCCCCTGCCCGTGAAGCAGAGGATGTGGCTCCTGCCCGTCCACAAGAAGAGTCAGAGGAGAcatgggaggagaaggaggacaAGCTGGCTCCTGAGAAGGGCAAGTCTGCTGACCAGAAGTACCGCTACAAGGAAG AGCAATGGAAGCCACTGAACCCTGAGGAGAAGAAGCGATATGACCGGGAGTTCCTGCTGGGCTTCCAGTTCATCTTTGCCAGCATGCAAAAACCTGAGGGACTGCCCCAGATTACAGATGTGGTGCTGGACAAG CCGTGTGTACCTTCGCAGGCCAACAAGACCCCCCTGCGGGCGCTGGACCCCATCCGCCTTAGTGGCATGAACTGCAGCCCTGACTTCACCCCCTCCTTTGCCAACCTTGGCCGGCCCGTCATGGGCAACCGGGGCCTG CCCTCAGGGTTGGGTCCCCGCCGttcccagcagagccagaggaAGGAGCCCCGCAAAATCATTGCCACTGTGTCTCTCAATGAGGATGTCAAGTTGAACAAGGCTGAGAAGGCCTGGAAACCCAGCAGCAAGCGTGCCTCCGAGGAGGAGGATCCTGAGAACATCAAGACgcag GAACTGCTCCGCCGTGTCCGCAGCATCCTCAACAAGCTGACGCCCCAGATGTTCCAGCAGCTGATGAAGCAGGTGATGGAGTTGTCCATCGACACGGAGGAGCGGCTCAAGGGTGTCATCGACCTCGTCTTTGAGAAGGCCATCTCGGAGCCAAACTTCTCTGTTGCCTATGCTAACATGTGCCGTTGCCTTATGGGg ctcaAAGTGCCCACAACAGACAAGCCCACGGTGACTGTGAACTTCCGCAAGCTGCTGCTCAACCGCTGCCAGAAGGAGTTTGAGAAGGACAAGGATGACGATGAGATCTTTGAGAAGCGACAGAAGGAGATGGATGATGCCAGTGCT cccgAGGAGAAAGCACGCATGAAAGATGAGTTGGAAGAGGCACGGGACAAGGCCCGCCGACGATCTCTGGGGAACATTAAGTTTATCGGAGAGCTCTTCAAACTGAAGATGTTGACAGAGGCCATCATGCACGACTGTGTGGTGAAGCTGCTCAAAAACCATGATGAGGAGTCTCTTGAGTGCCTTTGCCGTCTACTTACCACCATTGGCAAGGACCTGGACTTTGAGAAGGCCAAG CCCAGGATGGACCAGTACTTCAATCAGATGGAGAAGATCATCAAAGAGAAGAAGACATCATCCCGAATCCGTTTCATGCTGCAGGATGTGATTGACCTCAGACGG AATAGCTGGGTGCCGCGGCGAGGAGACCAGGGCCCCAAAACCATTGACCAGATCCACAAGGAAGCAGAGATGGAGGAGCATCGGGAACACATCAAAGTGCAGCAGCTCATGTCAAAGGACAAGAGGAGAGGACCCCCTGGGCCATCCTCCAGCA GTGGGCGTGGGAGCCTGGTTGCAGATGATGGCTGGAACACAGTGCCCATCAGCAAGGGCAACCGGCCCATTGACACCAGCCGGCTAACGAAGATCACCAAG cctggatCAATCGACTCCAACAACCAGCTCTTCGCACCAGGTGGGCGGCTGAGCTGGGGCAAGGGCAGCAGCGGAGGGTCTGGCGCAAAGCCTGCAGATTCAG CATCTGATTCAGGGCGACCAGCCACGAGCACCTTGAACCGCTTCTCAGCACTTCAGCAGTCGACCCCTGCCGAGAGCCTGGAGTCCCGCCGTGTGGTGCAGAG gagcagctccagccGCGACAGGTCAGAGaaggctggggacagaggggaccGGGAGTCACgttcagagaagggcagcgaCCGCCTTGAACGTCCTGACCGGGGGGAGCGGGCAGACAGGAACAGGTCTGCCCTCACCAAGAGGAGCTTCAGCAAAGAGACAGAGGACAGGAGCCGAGAACGGGAGAAGCAGGGCGGCCCTGAGGCTGTGCGCAAGGCTGCTAGCATGACGGAGGAACGGGACAGAAGCCGAGAGACCA TTAAGCAAGAGccagcacctcctgcagcatcccccaaGCCCACACTGtcagaggaggagctggagaagaaatCAAAGGCGATCATAGAGGAATACCTGCACATCAATGACATGAAG GAGGCCCTTCAGTgtgtgcaggagctgggcagcccctCCTCGCTCTACATCTTTGTGCAGAACGGCATAGAGTCAACACTGGAGAGGAGCACCATCTCCCGTGAGCACATGGGGGTCCTGCTGTGCCAACTGGTGAAGGCGGGCACGCTCTCCAAGGAGCAATACTACAAAGG GCTGCGGGAGATCCTGGAGATTGCGGAAGACATGGAGATCGACATCCCACACATCTGGCTGTACTTGGCTGAGCTTATTACCCCCATCCTGCAAGAGGAAGGCATCCCCATGGAGGAACTGTTCAG GGAGATAACGAAGCCCCTAGTGCCCATTGGGAAGGCCACCACACTGCTGGTTGAGGTGCTGGGCTTGTTGTGCAAGGGCATG AGCCAGAAGACTGTAGGCAAGCTGTGGCGGGATGGAGGCTTGAGCTGGAAGGAATTCCTGCCTGAGGACCAGGATGTCAACAAATTTGTCACAGAGCAG AAATTGGAGTACACAATGGGGGACAGCTCAGACACGCCGAGCCACAAGGAGCTGACCTCAGAGGAGTTGTGCAAGCAGATGGAtaaactgctgaaggagaacCCGAACAACCAAAGAATACATGACTGGATCGAG GCCAACCTGAGTGAGCAGCAGGTCTCGTCTAACATGTTTATCAGGGCCCTGATGACATCTGTGTGCCACTCAGCCATTGTCT TTGAGAACCCCTACCGTGTGGATGCCATGGTCATCCGCAACCAAGccaagctgctgcagaaatactTGCGGGATGAGCAGAAGGAGCTCCAGGCGCTATATGCCCTACAAGCCTTGGTGGTGAAGTTGGACCAGCCTCCCA ACTTGCTGCGAATGTTCTTTGATGCCCTCTACGATGAGGATGTCATCAAGGAGGAGGCGTTCTACAAGTGGGAGTCCAGCAAGGacctggctgagcagcagggcaAAGGAGTGGCTCTCAAATCAGTGACGGCCTTTTTCACCTGGCTCCGGGAAGCCGAGGATGAGTCTGACAACAACTGA
- the EIF4G1 gene encoding eukaryotic translation initiation factor 4 gamma 1 isoform X8, with amino-acid sequence MNKAPQPTGGAPTAPHPAPSPGLPQPTFPPGQTAPVVFNPAPTSQMNTPSQPRQHFYQNRAQPPASASRVQSNTTARPGPPAHVYPAASQVMMIPSQISYTPSQGAYYIPGQGRSTYVVPTQQYPVQPGAPSFYPGASPTEFGTYAGAYYPAQGVQQFPAGVPTAQVIVSQQPPIPPKRERKTIRIRDPNQGGKDITEEIMSGARTSSTPTPPQAGSSLEPQANGETPHVAVIVRPDDRPKPALVVSKPVSLEPSKSASPSPPPPLIPEVEPVVLSAVTLVPMEPPVDADTKVELGEAPPDPHKTFSAITTVPGAVELPLVPAPDMDTVATEEEEEEEEEVAIPLPEPAPQAPVPPEVPLVPVVPTVPAVPLVPAAPSPPPVVMQAPEAPAKPASPSPPPPREEPCPEPPAEANGVLEEVPEPVPKAPVCQPVPAPAPAPALDSPIAQPEELPLPNGVEGTGKAEPSKEQPESDISPISEPEELAQPSTPASPPAEEEEEESEGPGEAQERSSSPAPAPSQTSEATAQVAVSVPKKKRRMKELNKKEAVGDLLDAFKESQISDSASEAENKPPTSAPAREAEDVAPARPQEESEETWEEKEDKLAPEKGKSADQKYRYKEEQWKPLNPEEKKRYDREFLLGFQFIFASMQKPEGLPQITDVVLDKANKTPLRALDPIRLSGMNCSPDFTPSFANLGRPVMGNRGLPSGLGPRRSQQSQRKEPRKIIATVSLNEDVKLNKAEKAWKPSSKRASEEEDPENIKTQELLRRVRSILNKLTPQMFQQLMKQVMELSIDTEERLKGVIDLVFEKAISEPNFSVAYANMCRCLMGLKVPTTDKPTVTVNFRKLLLNRCQKEFEKDKDDDEIFEKRQKEMDDASAPEEKARMKDELEEARDKARRRSLGNIKFIGELFKLKMLTEAIMHDCVVKLLKNHDEESLECLCRLLTTIGKDLDFEKAKPRMDQYFNQMEKIIKEKKTSSRIRFMLQDVIDLRRNSWVPRRGDQGPKTIDQIHKEAEMEEHREHIKVQQLMSKDKRRGPPGPSSSSGRGSLVADDGWNTVPISKGNRPIDTSRLTKITKPGSIDSNNQLFAPGGRLSWGKGSSGGSGAKPADSASDSGRPATSTLNRFSALQQSTPAESLESRRVVQRSSSSRDRSEKAGDRGDRESRSEKGSDRLERPDRGERADRNRSALTKRSFSKETEDRSREREKQGGPEAVRKAASMTEERDRSRETIKQEPAPPAASPKPTLSEEELEKKSKAIIEEYLHINDMKEALQCVQELGSPSSLYIFVQNGIESTLERSTISREHMGVLLCQLVKAGTLSKEQYYKGLREILEIAEDMEIDIPHIWLYLAELITPILQEEGIPMEELFREITKPLVPIGKATTLLVEVLGLLCKGMSQKTVGKLWRDGGLSWKEFLPEDQDVNKFVTEQKLEYTMGDSSDTPSHKELTSEELCKQMDKLLKENPNNQRIHDWIEANLSEQQVSSNMFIRALMTSVCHSAIVFENPYRVDAMVIRNQAKLLQKYLRDEQKELQALYALQALVVKLDQPPNLLRMFFDALYDEDVIKEEAFYKWESSKDLAEQQGKGVALKSVTAFFTWLREAEDESDNN; translated from the exons ATGAACAAAGCTCCACAGCCCACAGGAGGAGCCCCGACAGCCCCGCACCCTGCCCCTTCTCCTGGACTGCCGCAG ccGACGTTCCCACCTGGTCAGACGGCACCTGTGGTTTTTAACCCGGCACCGACCTCACAAATGAATACGCCTTCTCAGCCGCGCCAG CATTTCTACCAGAACAGGGCGCAGCCTCCCGCCAGCGCGTCCCGCGTACAGAGTAACACgacggcccggcccggcccccctGCCCATGTGTatccagctgcttcccaggtgATGATGATACCCTCCCAGATATCCTACACACCTTCCCAAGGAGCCTATTACATTCCTGGACAG GGTCGCTCCACGTACGTCGTCCCGACCCAACAGTACCCGGTCCAGCCCGGTGCCCCTAGTTTTTACCCTGGAGCCAGCCCCACAGAGTTCGGGACTTACG cgGGTGCTTACTACCCGGCACAGGGGGTGCAGCAGTTCCCAGCGGGGGTCCCAACTGCCCAGGTCATTGTGAGCCAGCAGCCTCCAATCCCCCCAAAACGAGAGCGCAAGACG ATCCGGATACGAGACCCCAACCAAGGTGGCAAAGACATCACTGAAGAAATAATGTCCGGAGCAAGGACCTcatccacccccacccctccacag GCTGGAAGCAGTTTGGAGCCCCAGGCCAATGGAGAGACCCCCCATGTAGCAGTTATTGTCCGGCCAG ATGACCGCCCGAAGCCCGCGCTGGTGGTGAGCAAGCCTGTCTCCCTGGAGCCCAGCAAGTCGGCGTCCCCAtcgcctccccctcccctcatccCCGAGGTGGAGCCTGTGGTGCTCTCAGCTGTGACGCTGGTGCCAATGGAGCCCCCCGTGGACGCGGACACTAAAGTGGAGCTGGGCGAGGCGCCGCCCGACCCACACAAGACGTTTAGCGCCATCACTACAGTGCCAGGGGCTGTGGAGCTGCCCCTCGTGCCCGCGCCCGACATGGACACGGTGGCCAcggaggaggaagaggaggaggaggaggaggttgcCATTCCCCTCCCAGAGCCTGCCCCGCAGGCGCCTGTGCCCCCTGAGGTGCCGCTGGTGCCCGTTGTCCCCACAGTGCCAGCCGTGCCCCTGGTGCCAGCCGCGCCATCACCGCCGCCCGTCGTAATGCAGGCCCCTGAAGCACCTGCCAAACCTGCGTCTCCCAGCCCCCCACCACCCCGGGAAGAGCCCTGCCCTGAGCCCCCTGCTGAGGCCAACGGGGTCTTGGAGGAGGTGCCCGAGCCGGTCCCCAAGGCACCCGTGTGCCAGCCGGTGCCTGCACCTGCACCCGCACCCGCCCTGGACTCCCCCATCGCCCAGCCCGAAGAGCTGCCCCTGCCCAACGGGGTGGAGGGCACTGGCAAAGCAGAGCCGAGCAAGGAGCAGCCCGAGTCGGACATCAGTCCTATCTCAGAGCCTGAGGAGCtagcccagcccagcacccctgcttctcccccagctgaggaggaggaggaagagagcgAAGGCCCTGGCGAGGCCCAGGAGCGGAGCTCgagcccagcccctgccccttcGCAGACCTCAGAGGCGACCGCACAAG TCGCCGTGTCGGTGCCAAAGAAGAAGCGAAGGATGAAGGAGCTGAACAAGAAGGAGGCAGTAGGCGATCTGCTGGATGCCTTTAAAGAG TCTCAGATCAGTGACAGTGCCTCAGAAGCAGAGAACAAGCCCCCCACGTCTGCCCCTGCCCGTGAAGCAGAGGATGTGGCTCCTGCCCGTCCACAAGAAGAGTCAGAGGAGAcatgggaggagaaggaggacaAGCTGGCTCCTGAGAAGGGCAAGTCTGCTGACCAGAAGTACCGCTACAAGGAAG AGCAATGGAAGCCACTGAACCCTGAGGAGAAGAAGCGATATGACCGGGAGTTCCTGCTGGGCTTCCAGTTCATCTTTGCCAGCATGCAAAAACCTGAGGGACTGCCCCAGATTACAGATGTGGTGCTGGACAAG GCCAACAAGACCCCCCTGCGGGCGCTGGACCCCATCCGCCTTAGTGGCATGAACTGCAGCCCTGACTTCACCCCCTCCTTTGCCAACCTTGGCCGGCCCGTCATGGGCAACCGGGGCCTG CCCTCAGGGTTGGGTCCCCGCCGttcccagcagagccagaggaAGGAGCCCCGCAAAATCATTGCCACTGTGTCTCTCAATGAGGATGTCAAGTTGAACAAGGCTGAGAAGGCCTGGAAACCCAGCAGCAAGCGTGCCTCCGAGGAGGAGGATCCTGAGAACATCAAGACgcag GAACTGCTCCGCCGTGTCCGCAGCATCCTCAACAAGCTGACGCCCCAGATGTTCCAGCAGCTGATGAAGCAGGTGATGGAGTTGTCCATCGACACGGAGGAGCGGCTCAAGGGTGTCATCGACCTCGTCTTTGAGAAGGCCATCTCGGAGCCAAACTTCTCTGTTGCCTATGCTAACATGTGCCGTTGCCTTATGGGg ctcaAAGTGCCCACAACAGACAAGCCCACGGTGACTGTGAACTTCCGCAAGCTGCTGCTCAACCGCTGCCAGAAGGAGTTTGAGAAGGACAAGGATGACGATGAGATCTTTGAGAAGCGACAGAAGGAGATGGATGATGCCAGTGCT cccgAGGAGAAAGCACGCATGAAAGATGAGTTGGAAGAGGCACGGGACAAGGCCCGCCGACGATCTCTGGGGAACATTAAGTTTATCGGAGAGCTCTTCAAACTGAAGATGTTGACAGAGGCCATCATGCACGACTGTGTGGTGAAGCTGCTCAAAAACCATGATGAGGAGTCTCTTGAGTGCCTTTGCCGTCTACTTACCACCATTGGCAAGGACCTGGACTTTGAGAAGGCCAAG CCCAGGATGGACCAGTACTTCAATCAGATGGAGAAGATCATCAAAGAGAAGAAGACATCATCCCGAATCCGTTTCATGCTGCAGGATGTGATTGACCTCAGACGG AATAGCTGGGTGCCGCGGCGAGGAGACCAGGGCCCCAAAACCATTGACCAGATCCACAAGGAAGCAGAGATGGAGGAGCATCGGGAACACATCAAAGTGCAGCAGCTCATGTCAAAGGACAAGAGGAGAGGACCCCCTGGGCCATCCTCCAGCA GTGGGCGTGGGAGCCTGGTTGCAGATGATGGCTGGAACACAGTGCCCATCAGCAAGGGCAACCGGCCCATTGACACCAGCCGGCTAACGAAGATCACCAAG cctggatCAATCGACTCCAACAACCAGCTCTTCGCACCAGGTGGGCGGCTGAGCTGGGGCAAGGGCAGCAGCGGAGGGTCTGGCGCAAAGCCTGCAGATTCAG CATCTGATTCAGGGCGACCAGCCACGAGCACCTTGAACCGCTTCTCAGCACTTCAGCAGTCGACCCCTGCCGAGAGCCTGGAGTCCCGCCGTGTGGTGCAGAG gagcagctccagccGCGACAGGTCAGAGaaggctggggacagaggggaccGGGAGTCACgttcagagaagggcagcgaCCGCCTTGAACGTCCTGACCGGGGGGAGCGGGCAGACAGGAACAGGTCTGCCCTCACCAAGAGGAGCTTCAGCAAAGAGACAGAGGACAGGAGCCGAGAACGGGAGAAGCAGGGCGGCCCTGAGGCTGTGCGCAAGGCTGCTAGCATGACGGAGGAACGGGACAGAAGCCGAGAGACCA TTAAGCAAGAGccagcacctcctgcagcatcccccaaGCCCACACTGtcagaggaggagctggagaagaaatCAAAGGCGATCATAGAGGAATACCTGCACATCAATGACATGAAG GAGGCCCTTCAGTgtgtgcaggagctgggcagcccctCCTCGCTCTACATCTTTGTGCAGAACGGCATAGAGTCAACACTGGAGAGGAGCACCATCTCCCGTGAGCACATGGGGGTCCTGCTGTGCCAACTGGTGAAGGCGGGCACGCTCTCCAAGGAGCAATACTACAAAGG GCTGCGGGAGATCCTGGAGATTGCGGAAGACATGGAGATCGACATCCCACACATCTGGCTGTACTTGGCTGAGCTTATTACCCCCATCCTGCAAGAGGAAGGCATCCCCATGGAGGAACTGTTCAG GGAGATAACGAAGCCCCTAGTGCCCATTGGGAAGGCCACCACACTGCTGGTTGAGGTGCTGGGCTTGTTGTGCAAGGGCATG AGCCAGAAGACTGTAGGCAAGCTGTGGCGGGATGGAGGCTTGAGCTGGAAGGAATTCCTGCCTGAGGACCAGGATGTCAACAAATTTGTCACAGAGCAG AAATTGGAGTACACAATGGGGGACAGCTCAGACACGCCGAGCCACAAGGAGCTGACCTCAGAGGAGTTGTGCAAGCAGATGGAtaaactgctgaaggagaacCCGAACAACCAAAGAATACATGACTGGATCGAG GCCAACCTGAGTGAGCAGCAGGTCTCGTCTAACATGTTTATCAGGGCCCTGATGACATCTGTGTGCCACTCAGCCATTGTCT TTGAGAACCCCTACCGTGTGGATGCCATGGTCATCCGCAACCAAGccaagctgctgcagaaatactTGCGGGATGAGCAGAAGGAGCTCCAGGCGCTATATGCCCTACAAGCCTTGGTGGTGAAGTTGGACCAGCCTCCCA ACTTGCTGCGAATGTTCTTTGATGCCCTCTACGATGAGGATGTCATCAAGGAGGAGGCGTTCTACAAGTGGGAGTCCAGCAAGGacctggctgagcagcagggcaAAGGAGTGGCTCTCAAATCAGTGACGGCCTTTTTCACCTGGCTCCGGGAAGCCGAGGATGAGTCTGACAACAACTGA